A DNA window from Bradyrhizobium barranii subsp. barranii contains the following coding sequences:
- a CDS encoding antibiotic biosynthesis monooxygenase family protein produces the protein MPRMRPLDPAFPIDRQIALETGPVVLVNVFTLDAEDEQGFLKTWQDDAAFMKRQPGFISTHLHRAVGDSPTYLNYAVWESNAHFRAAFTHPEFRAKIAAYPTSAVASPHLFQKVAVPGICVA, from the coding sequence ATGCCCCGCATGCGTCCCCTCGACCCTGCCTTCCCGATCGACCGTCAGATCGCGCTCGAAACCGGCCCCGTGGTGCTCGTCAACGTGTTCACGCTCGACGCCGAGGATGAGCAAGGCTTCCTCAAGACGTGGCAGGACGACGCCGCCTTCATGAAGCGCCAGCCCGGTTTCATCTCCACCCACCTTCACCGCGCCGTCGGCGACAGCCCGACCTATCTGAATTACGCGGTGTGGGAATCCAACGCGCATTTCCGCGCCGCTTTCACCCACCCGGAATTCCGCGCAAAGATTGCCGCCTACCCCACATCCGCAGTCGCGAGCCCGCATCTGTTCCAGAAGGTCGCGGTACCCGGTATTTGCGTCGCGTAG
- a CDS encoding MarR family winged helix-turn-helix transcriptional regulator: MTKTKRTPAGEALTGLILDLFRANSLLLTAGDRLVTSLGLTSARWQILGAIADAERPEPVAWLARNLGANRQNVQRIVNDLERDGLVVFETNPHHRRAQLVVLTDKGRQIYDAAGRLQVPWVNGLADGLSVRDIDVAHRVVTALRAGLKDAGEANE; encoded by the coding sequence ATGACCAAGACGAAGCGGACCCCGGCGGGCGAAGCCCTGACCGGCCTCATCCTCGACCTGTTCCGCGCCAACAGCCTGCTTCTGACCGCTGGCGATCGGCTGGTGACATCGCTCGGCCTCACCAGTGCGCGCTGGCAGATCCTGGGAGCGATCGCCGACGCCGAGCGCCCGGAGCCGGTCGCCTGGCTCGCCCGCAATCTCGGCGCCAATCGCCAGAACGTGCAGCGTATCGTCAACGACCTCGAGCGGGATGGTCTTGTCGTGTTCGAGACAAACCCGCATCACCGCCGGGCGCAGCTTGTGGTGCTCACCGACAAGGGCAGGCAGATCTACGATGCCGCCGGCCGGTTGCAGGTCCCGTGGGTCAACGGCCTTGCGGATGGATTGTCGGTCAGGGATATCGACGTGGCCCATCGCGTCGTGACCGCACTGCGAGCCGGTCTGAAAGACGCCGGTGAAGCGAACGAGTAA